A window of the Gordonia humi genome harbors these coding sequences:
- a CDS encoding ABC transporter ATP-binding protein: MSSVTITSLTKRFGGSKSAPVIDDLKLEIAEGEFLVLLGASGCGKTTTLRCLAGLESPSAGTITFGDQVMFDGDRKVEVAAEKRSVGMVFQSYALWPHLKVRENIAYPLKARKIKRGLDEGWVQGVAEMVDCSHLLDRYPSQLSGGQQQRVALARGIVARPELVLFDEPLSNLDAKLRLQVRADLHALHGRIGFTAVFVTHDQDEALALADRIAIMRNGRIEQCATPSEIFERPGTDYVAEFMGMSNRIELKRSGAGWADRAGSAARIPIVGHNGDLIVRARPDQVFLLGVGESAALSVFATVTGTVYGGRHVDVTLDADGARLQARVEAHGLNVAAGDRVEVGVDVDAARYFDAQSEQAVASVGAREVVA; encoded by the coding sequence ATGTCTAGTGTCACCATCACCTCGCTCACGAAGCGCTTCGGCGGCTCGAAGAGTGCGCCGGTGATAGACGATCTGAAACTGGAGATCGCCGAAGGCGAGTTCCTCGTTCTGCTCGGCGCGAGCGGATGCGGTAAGACGACCACGCTGCGCTGCCTCGCCGGATTGGAGTCGCCGTCGGCGGGCACGATCACCTTCGGTGATCAAGTGATGTTCGACGGCGACCGCAAGGTCGAGGTCGCCGCCGAGAAGCGCAGTGTCGGCATGGTGTTCCAGTCGTATGCGTTGTGGCCGCATCTGAAAGTGCGAGAGAACATCGCTTACCCGCTCAAAGCCCGCAAGATCAAACGTGGACTCGACGAGGGCTGGGTCCAAGGGGTCGCCGAGATGGTCGACTGCAGCCACCTGCTCGATCGATACCCCAGCCAGCTGAGCGGCGGTCAGCAGCAACGCGTGGCGCTGGCACGCGGCATCGTCGCGCGGCCCGAACTCGTCCTCTTCGACGAGCCGCTCAGCAATCTCGACGCCAAGCTGCGCCTGCAGGTCCGTGCCGATCTCCACGCCCTGCACGGCCGGATCGGTTTCACTGCTGTGTTCGTCACGCACGACCAGGACGAGGCACTCGCTCTCGCCGATCGCATCGCGATCATGCGCAACGGTCGCATCGAGCAGTGCGCGACCCCGTCGGAGATCTTCGAGCGACCCGGAACGGACTATGTCGCCGAGTTCATGGGCATGTCGAACCGAATCGAACTCAAGCGCAGCGGTGCAGGGTGGGCCGATCGAGCCGGATCGGCCGCGCGGATCCCGATCGTGGGACATAACGGGGACCTCATCGTGCGGGCTCGACCCGACCAAGTGTTTCTGCTCGGTGTCGGTGAGTCAGCGGCACTGAGCGTCTTCGCTACGGTGACGGGCACGGTGTACGGCGGCCGGCACGTGGACGTCACGCTCGACGCGGACGGAGCTCGACTGCAGGCACGCGTCGAGGCGCACGGTCTGAACGTCGCAGCGGGCGACCGCGTAGAGGTCGGTGTCGACGTCGACGCGGCGCGCTACTTCGACGCGCAGTCCGAACAGGCCGTCGCATCGGTCGGCGCCCGCGAGGTCGTCGCATGA